AAAAATTAAGCCTGATTGGGTTAGAAAGCCAAATCCGGGGGGATGAAATTAACCTTCTGTCGGATTCCACGTCCGCAATGAACAATAAGACTATTTAACATAGCCTTTTTCAAGCAGTTAAATTCTCTATTAATTAACAGTATATATAGAAAATAACATTGACTTTTACTAACATTATTATATATTAAATTCAAGACATAGTCTTGGATGTTAATATTATAAATTATGAAATGGTCTAAGCAGCCAAAGACAATCTAAGCAAAAAGCTATGATTATAGCATTAGAATAGAAGTAAAAGCTAAAAAAACGCAAGCATGCTTATTTTTGTTACAGCATGGTATAATTGTAATTAAATAACTGTTAAAAGGAGGTATTTTTAAAAAAATCAGATTTATTGCTAAGTCAATACGAGTTTTAGTGTTAATGTATTATTTTAGGAGTTTTTAATGAAATTTAAAACAGAAATTTTTGTAATCGCTGCAGTTTTAGCGATTTTTGTTCTTTTTAATATCGCTGGCGCCAGCGATATTACAGATAATCCTAACCCTAAGTTATTGAACCATAATGCAGAAAAGCATTATCCGCCAATAACTTTTGATGCTGGCGGTCCTGATGGCGGCGGATATTATTACATCGATAGCGATGATGCCGCTCAAAATGCGCCTCATTATGAATGGGTCGATATTTCCGGTGTTGGCACACCACTTTTTTTGGGCGATGATGAGAATCAGGGACCATTTGAACTTGGTTTTGAGTTCGAGTTCTATGGTCAGGTTTTCACATCTCTGTATGTTTGTTCTAATGGTTTTGCTTCATTTACAAGCACATCAACGGATTATTCTAATGACCCGATACCTTCCGGCACCGAACCCAACAATACCTTAGCCTTTTGGTGGGATGATTTTAATCCTTCCGTAAGCGGAAGCATATATTTTTACGCTGATGCCGATAACCGGCGCTTTATCCTTTCTTATGAGAATGTACCTTATTATAGTTATATGGATAGCACTGGAAGTACTACATGTCAGGTGATTATTAATCAGGATGGTACTATATTTTATCAGTATGCTGCAATGGATGGCGGGGATCATGGTTTAAACAGTTCAACTGTTGGCATTGAGAATGGTGATGGAACTATTGGTACTCAATACCTTTACAATCAGGAAGGTATTCATGACGAAATGGCTATATGTTTCGGTTTTGACCCGCCAATTTATGGTACGCATAATGTTGGCCCGACTGCTTTTCTTTCACCCGGCGGTGTAGGACAAGTTGACGATCCCATAACTCCCGAAGTTACTTTCACCAATGTTGGAGCGGAAACAGAAACCTTCAGCGTTCGCATGATTATTGAACGCAACGGCACTGAGCTTTATAACCAGACAGAAACTATAACAGCTTTGCCGTCAGGCGGAAGTGAATCAGTCGAATTCATAGACTTTACACCAGATTCTGAAAATTTATACATTTTAACTGCCATATCCGAATTAGAAGGTGATGAAGACAATTCTAACGATACCTTGGCTTTCGAGTACAGAGCTTTTAATCAAATTGTCTATTATGATTTTGAATCAAATGGTATATTTGAAACATCCGGTCTATGGGAGTGGGGCGCGCCCACATCGGGACCCGGCAACGCACATTCGGGAGTAAATGTCTGGGCTACAGCTTTAGCTGGCGAATATCCAAATGATTCTTGGAATTTCTTAACTACTTTACCTTTCGGCTTATCTGCCGGCGCGGTGATGAGTTTCTGGCAATGGTATAATACAGAAGCGAGTTGGGATGGCGGCAATGTCAAGATTTCTACTGATGGCGGCAGCAGTTTTGAAGTTATAACACCCAACGAGGGTTACACTGGTGAAGCCAATACTTCAAATCCGCTATCTGGCGAACCGATATTTACCGGTCATAATGTTGGCGAGATGTGGCATTCTGTAACTTTCGACCTGGCAGCCTATGTCGGTCAATCTGTAATCTTCCGTTTTGACTTCGGCAGTGACGGTTCCGTTACGTATCCCGGCTGGTATATTGATGATTTCACAATTATGGGCGCCGGCGGCGTTGAGCCCGGCTGGGTAACTGGTATTGTTACCGAAAATCAAAGCGGCGATCCGATTGATGGAGCAACAGTTTCAACCGGCGGCATTTCAGATGTTACCGGCAATGACGGCGTATACACTCTGGAACTTTTCCCGGGAGACTATGATATAACTGCTTCTGCAGATTATCATAACCCGCTTACTATGCAGGGTGTTACTATTATTGAGGGCGATACCGTAACTCAAGATTTTGCTCTTACAACTCCAATGATGGATGTCGATGAAGCTCCGATAAACGTTAATTTACATATTGGCGATGTTGAAAATTATATTAGAACTATCAGCAACACCGGTGATGGCGTACTCGATTTCAATATCAGTGTTGCCTATAATGATATTGTAGTTAATACTATCGAACCTTCATTTGCCGATGAACCCGTAATCGGCATGGCTGATGCTTCTGTTATTGAAGCTAAAAACGCTATCCCTGTAAATGCAAAGGCTATTGCTTGTAATCACAATTCAAGCGGTGAACCACCGGTTGCCCTTGATTTCGGGGATGAAATCGCCTATTTCGATTTACAGGGCCAATGCGGTGATAATCAGCTTCTTGCGGCAGCTTTTGCCTTAGATCATTTCTTTGTTTGTGGCGGTAATACCGGAGCTGATCCTAATAACCTCTACAAATTTGACAGAGATGGCTATCTGGTCGAGACTTACAACCAAGGTACAAGTGGTTGGGGCTGGCTTGATTTATGCTACGATGGTACTTATCTATATGGAACTGATTTCGATACTGATGTAATCAGTCAGGTCGATCCGGCTACCGGGCAGGTTGTTGGTACTGTACCTAACCCGACAGCCGCCGGTCTTGGGATTGCCTATGATCCGGCAACCGACCATTTCTGGGGTGTTAACTGGTTCGGAACCGATTTAGTCGAGTTCGATCGCAGTGGTACTATTATCAATCAATATCCTCAGGCGCCATTAGCTTCCATTTTTGGTATTGCCTGGGATAATGCCTCTGCTGACGGTCCATGGCTCTGGTGTTTCTCGCAAGAAACAAACAATTTACTAACAGTAGCTCAGTTTGACCCGATCAACGGCTACATGACCGGTGTTCAGTTCACGGCTATCGATCATGACGGCGGCGACATGGCTGGCGGTCTTGATTTCACTACTGAATACGATCCAGCTTTGGGCGTTCTTCTTTGTTTAGGTCAGGCAGGTGTCAGTGACTGGTTAGGTGTGTATGAGATTACTGAAACGGTTAACTGGTTAGCAATCGACCCAACATCCGGTTCAATTGATCCTGGTGAAAGCGATGATATTGATATTACAATAGATCTGACAGAGATTGAGGATACAACTACTTATCTTGGCGCAACGTTGACTGTTAGCTCCAATTCGCCTGTTACCGGTACTATTGATATCACTGTTGATGTAATAGGCGGCATTGAGGGCGAAGAAGGCTTACTGCCATCCACTTTCGCCTTAGAGCAGAATTATCCTAATCCGTTTAATGCCATAACTGCAATTAACTTTGCTGTTCCAACAGATAGTGATGTTGAGCTTACGGTTTACAATATGCTTGGTCAGAATGTTAAAACTCTAATATCGGGCAAAATGAATGCCGGATATCACAGAGTCTTATGGGATGCTTCAAGTGTCGCTTCAGGTGTTTATTTCTATAAACTTACTGCTGG
Above is a window of Candidatus Zixiibacteriota bacterium DNA encoding:
- a CDS encoding T9SS type A sorting domain-containing protein, with the protein product MKFKTEIFVIAAVLAIFVLFNIAGASDITDNPNPKLLNHNAEKHYPPITFDAGGPDGGGYYYIDSDDAAQNAPHYEWVDISGVGTPLFLGDDENQGPFELGFEFEFYGQVFTSLYVCSNGFASFTSTSTDYSNDPIPSGTEPNNTLAFWWDDFNPSVSGSIYFYADADNRRFILSYENVPYYSYMDSTGSTTCQVIINQDGTIFYQYAAMDGGDHGLNSSTVGIENGDGTIGTQYLYNQEGIHDEMAICFGFDPPIYGTHNVGPTAFLSPGGVGQVDDPITPEVTFTNVGAETETFSVRMIIERNGTELYNQTETITALPSGGSESVEFIDFTPDSENLYILTAISELEGDEDNSNDTLAFEYRAFNQIVYYDFESNGIFETSGLWEWGAPTSGPGNAHSGVNVWATALAGEYPNDSWNFLTTLPFGLSAGAVMSFWQWYNTEASWDGGNVKISTDGGSSFEVITPNEGYTGEANTSNPLSGEPIFTGHNVGEMWHSVTFDLAAYVGQSVIFRFDFGSDGSVTYPGWYIDDFTIMGAGGVEPGWVTGIVTENQSGDPIDGATVSTGGISDVTGNDGVYTLELFPGDYDITASADYHNPLTMQGVTIIEGDTVTQDFALTTPMMDVDEAPINVNLHIGDVENYIRTISNTGDGVLDFNISVAYNDIVVNTIEPSFADEPVIGMADASVIEAKNAIPVNAKAIACNHNSSGEPPVALDFGDEIAYFDLQGQCGDNQLLAAAFALDHFFVCGGNTGADPNNLYKFDRDGYLVETYNQGTSGWGWLDLCYDGTYLYGTDFDTDVISQVDPATGQVVGTVPNPTAAGLGIAYDPATDHFWGVNWFGTDLVEFDRSGTIINQYPQAPLASIFGIAWDNASADGPWLWCFSQETNNLLTVAQFDPINGYMTGVQFTAIDHDGGDMAGGLDFTTEYDPALGVLLCLGQAGVSDWLGVYEITETVNWLAIDPTSGSIDPGESDDIDITIDLTEIEDTTTYLGATLTVSSNSPVTGTIDITVDVIGGIEGEEGLLPSTFALEQNYPNPFNAITAINFAVPTDSDVELTVYNMLGQNVKTLISGKMNAGYHRVLWDASSVASGVYFYKLTAGDKTEVREMSLLK